The following coding sequences lie in one Opisthocomus hoazin isolate bOpiHoa1 chromosome 7, bOpiHoa1.hap1, whole genome shotgun sequence genomic window:
- the LOC142362035 gene encoding uncharacterized protein LOC142362035: protein MSQTHPGEHGRRRAREGTAARRQPGPGPAPGPRGRRAPAGSAPPGPRRGEAALRAGSRGPSAPVSRASLPVPGLGSLLRHPRPEEERPHPWLTSCVARLRPSGAAAAVRVPAGTRWLPGAAPHPAPSGPSAAAEGGHGVLVPRGLGPPEGKEAKPGDARVEHAEFPPREEPGNRKMLCPEFPGPGKAFCRHLSSEGLYQPSRLWLGFLLRYKICSRDQAVPLKKEQMERAANRCVLERIQATVLARTGEFVVAGAYPMTVKSMGDLHKAGLQ, encoded by the exons ATGTCGCAGACTCATCCAGGCGAGCACGGCAGGCGGCGAGCCCGTGAGGGGACGGCTGCGCggcggcagccggggccgggccccgctccgggcCCGCGGGGGCGAAGGGCCCcggccggctccgctcccccggggccgcgccgagggGAAGCCGCTCTGCG CGCCGGCTCCCGCGGTCCCTCGGCTCCCGTGTCGCGTGCTTCCTTACCGGTGCCGGGACTGGGCTCCCTGCTCCGGCACCCGCGGCCGGAGGAGGAGCGCCCTCACCCTTGGCTCACGTCCTGCGTCGCCAGGCTCCGTCcgagcggcgcggcggccgcggtGAGGGTCCCCGCCGGGACGCGCTGGCTTCCCGGCGCCGCCCCGCACCCGGCTCCGAGCGGCCCCTCTGCCGCTGCCGAAGGCGGCCACGGCGTCCTCGTCCCGCGCGGGCTGGGCCCGCCGGAGGGCAAAGAGGCGAAACCCGGCGACGCACGTGTGGAGCACGCGGAGTTCCCGCCCCGCGAGGAGCCCG GTAACAGGAAGATGCTCTGCCCAGAGTTTCCAGGACCTGGGAAAGCCTTCTGTAGGCATCTCAGTTCAGAAGGGTTGTACCAGCCCTCCAGACTGTGGCTGGGATTCCTGCTAAGATACAAGATTTGCAGCAG GGACCAGGCAGTACCGTTGAAGAAGGAGCAGATGGAAAGAGCTGCCAACAGATGTGTACTGGAAAGGATTCAAGCCACGGTACTTGCTAGAACTGGGGAGTTTGTGGTGGCCGGAGCCTACCCAATGACAG